DNA from Bordetella genomosp. 13:
TTGGTCAGGTCGGCGATGGCGGTGACGCCGTCGCGGTCGAACCATTCGCGGGCGCGCGCGGCGCCCACGTCGGCCTTGTTCTGGTTGTCGGCCGACACCAGCTCGATGCGCATGCCCTTGCAGTCTGCCGCCAGGCAGTCGTCGATGGCCAGCTGCGCGGCCGCCACCGAACCGGGGCCGCCCATGGCGGCATAGGTGCCCGACATGTCGGTCAGGATGCCGATCTTCACCGGCGGACGTTCGGCTGCCCCGGCCTGGAAGGCGAACAGCGCGGCCAGGCACAAGCCCGCGGCCAGGCCGCTAGCATGCAATCTCATGGTTGTCTCCTCGGTATTGTTGTGGCGGGTCCCGCGGCAGTGCTTCCCCGGCGGTCCCGCAGCCAGTGTAGATGTGTGAAAATCCCCGATCAACAATACGGATGCACATTCGTTGTGCATTGATGCACAACGGTACGGAGACCCTGGCCATGCTCGACTGGGACAGCCTGCGCTATTTCCTGGCGGTGGCGCGCACCCAGCGCGTCAGCGCCGCGGCGCGCCAACTGGGCGTCGAACACACCACCGTGTCGCGCCGCATCCGCCTGCTCGAGGCCGAACTCGACAGCCTGCTGTTCGAGAAATCGCGCAGCGCCGGCTTCATGCTGACCGGCGATGGCCAACGCCTGTTCGTGCATGCGGAGCAGATGGAAAACGCGGTGGCCGCCGCGCGCGAAAGCCTGTCCGGCATCGGGCAGGCGCTGTCCGGCCATCTGCGCATCGGCGCCACCGAGGGTTTCGGCAGCTACGTGCTGACGCCGCTGGCCGCCGACTTCCAGCGTCGCTATCCGCACATCACGCTAGACATACTGCCGGTCCCGCGCTTCGTCAGCCTGTCCAAGCGCGAGGCCGACCTGGCCATCACGCTCGAGCGCCCGCAGCGCGGCCCGTACGTCTGCAGCAAGCTGTGCGACTACACGCTGATGCTGTACGGCACGCCGGGCTATCTGGCGCGCCATGCGCCGATCCGCGACCGGGCCGGCCTGGCCGGCCACAGCTTCATAGGCTATGTGGACGAGCTGGTGTTCAGCGAACGTCTGCGCTACCTGGAAGACGTGCTGCCGGACAGCCGCGTGGTACTGCGCAGCACCAGCGTGATCGCGCAATACCATGCCGCGCTGCAGGGCCGTTCGCTGGCCATCCTGCCGTGCTTCATCGCCGCGCAGGACCCGCGGCTCACGCCGGTGCTGCCGGACGAGATCGCGATCGTGCGCAGCTTCTGGATGTATTGCCACGAAGACCTGCGGCGCCTGAAGCGCGTATCGGTGCTGTGGGATTTCCTGCGCCGCTCGGTGGCGCGCAACGCGGCGCTGCTGGCAGGACGGGACGGACGAATGCAGTATCTGCCCGAGGGCCGCGGCAAGGACGACGGCGCGGGGGCAGACAGGGTACGCTGAGCGTCGTCAGGCGGCCGCGTTGCGCGGCGCCTTCACCCGCAGCCGCCGCGCCAGCAGCCAGCCGAACAGGGCCGCCACGGCCGCGTGGATGAGCCACACGCCCACTTCGAAGCTGAGCTTGCCGTCGCCGATCCACGCGCGCGACAGGTTGATCAGGTTCATATACAGCAGCGCGATCAGGCCCGCCATCAGCAGGTCGCCGGAACGCCCCAGGCGCGGATTGACCGCGCCCAGCGGGATGGCCAGCAGCGCGAGGTTGAGCGTGGCCAGCGGCATGGCGATGCGCCACATCACCTGCGACCACGAACTGTCGGTGTTGTCGCTGATGAGCTGCATGGTCGTGCGCGCCTTGCTGGAACGTTCGGCCGCGGCGCGCGCATCGGCGGTGGGATCCACCCCCGCCCGGCTTTCGAGGCGGATGCCGTACCGTTCGAAATCGACCAGGCGGATTTCCGCCGTGCCCGGCTTGAGGTCATAGCGGTGGCCGCTGCCCAGCACGAGGAAGCGGTCGCCGTTGGGCAGGGTTTCGGTATGCGCGCTGCTGGCCGTGAGCACGCTGTGCCATTCGGGATCGATGGCGCGCGCGAACACGTTGCCCAGTTCATCGCTGGGTTTGGTCGGGTCTTCGGCGAAAAACACGCGATTGCCGCCGTCCGACTCGGCGAACTGCCCCGCCGTGACCTTGGATAGATCCGACCGTTGTTCGAACCGCTCGCGATACTCGCCGATCTGCCGATAGGCCCACGGCGAGGCGGCCAGCGTCAGTATGGCGACCAGGATAGCGGTGGGCACGGCCACGCGCAGCACCGGGCGCAGCCAGTCGGCCAGCGACAGGCCGCTGGCGAACCACACCACCATTTCGGATTCGCGGTAGTTGCGCGTGACGGTGGTCAGCACCGCGATGAACAGGGCCACCGCCAGAATGGTGGGCAGCGCGGTAATGGTGGAGAAGGCCGCCAGGCCCAGCACCACGTCGGCGCCGATGGAGCCGCCCGCCGCGTCGCCCAGCAGGCGCACCAGCAGCACGCTGAGCCACACGACCACGAGGGTAGAGAACACCACGCCCGCGTGACTCGTGATCTCGCTGACGACCGACCGTTTGAACAGGGACATGTGAAAAAATGCGGGATAATCGAACGCTATCGACGAGCCACTACCGGGGATCTTCCTCATGGAATTTAGCACACAGACCACCGCTTCCCTGCACCAGATCAAGACATCCGCGCTAGCGGTGGGCGTCTATGCCGACGGGCTGCTCAGCCCCGCCGCCGAACTCGTCGACCGCGCCGCCAATGCGGCCCTGCGCGCGGTCGTGAAGGCCGAATTCCGGGCCCGCCCCGGTTCCGTCCTGGTACTGCGCAACCTGCCCGGCGTGTCGGCGCAGCGCGTCGTGCTGGTGGGCCTGGGCAAGCGCGAGGAATACTCCGCGCGCGTCCATGCCGCCGCCGAGCAGGCGTTCGCCGCGGCCTGCGTGTCCGCCCAGCTTACCGAGGCCGTATCCACCCTGGCCGCGCTGGACATCCCCGACACGCCGCTGCGCGCCCGCGCCCGCACCGCCGCCATCGCGGCCGGCAGCGCCACCTATCATTACGATGCCACCTTCGGCAAACCCGACCGCGACGCGCGTCCCAAGCTGCGCAAGATCGTGCAGGTGGTCGAACGCGCCGACACCGCGCAAGCCCAGCAAGGGCTGCGCGAAGGCGCCGCCATCGCGCGCGGCATGGAGCTGACCCGCACCCTGGGCAACCTGCCCGGCAACATCTGCACGCCCACCTATCTGGGCGACACCGCCAAGAAGCTCGCGCGCGAGTTCAAATCCATCAAGGTCGAGGTGCTCGATCGCAAGCAGATCGAGGCCCTGGGCATGGGCTCGTTCCTGTCGGTGGCGCGCGGTTCCGACGAAGCCCCGCGCTTCATCGTGCTGCGCCATCCCGGCACGGGCGCCGGCACGGGCGCCGCCGCCAAGAAAGCCAAGGGCGAAGCCGCGAAAACGGCCGCCGGCCCGGTGGTCCTGGTCGGCAAGGGCATCACGTTCGACTCGGGCGGCATCTCGATCAAGCCCGCCGCCACCATGGACGAAATGAAGTACGACATGTGCGGTGCGGCCAGCGTGCTGGGCACCTTCCGCGCCCTGGCCGAACTCGAGCTGCCGTTCGAGGTCGTCGGCCTGATCGCCGCGTGCGAGAACATGCCCAGCGGCAAGGCCAACAAGCCGGGCGACGTGGTCACCAGCATGTCGGGCCAGACCATCGAGATTCTGAACACCGACGCCGAAGGGCGCCTGGTCCTGTGCGATGCCCTCACCTACGCCGAGCGCTTCAAGCCATCGGCCGTGATCGACATCGCCACCCTCACGGGCGCCTGCGTGGTGGCGCTGGGCGGCGTGAACACCGGCCTGTTCTCCAAGGACGACGCGCTGGCCGACGCCCTGCTGGCCGCCGGCCGGCAATCGCTGGATACGGCCTGGCGCCTCCCGCTGGACGATGCCTATCAAGAGCAGCTCAAGTCCAACTTCGCCGACATCGCCAACATCGGCGGCCCGCAGGCCGGTGCGGTCACGGCGGCGTGCTTCCTGTCGCGCTTCACCAAGGCCTATCCCTGGGCCCACCTGGACATCGCGGGCACCGCGTGGAAGGGCGGCAAGGACAAGGGCGCCACGGGCCGTCCCGTGCCGCTGCTGACGCAATACCTGCTGGACCGCGCCTGACGGCGGCCGGGGCCCGATGACGCGCATCGACTTCGCCTTCGGCGCCGGAGATCGCCTGCGGGCGGCCTGCCAGACGACACGCAAGCGCTATCTGGCGGGCCAGCGCATGGTGGTCTATTGCCGCGACGGCACGCGCCTGTCGGCGTTCGACCGCATGTTGTGGGCCTTCGACGACATCTCCTTCGTGCCGCACGTGCTGGCCAACGACCCGCTGGCGGCCGACACTCCTGTGGTGCTGACGGCCAGCGACCCGGCCGCGGCGCTGCCGCCGGCCGGCGCGCCCCACGGTGCGCCCGAAACCTGGCTGCTGAACCTGGATGACGACTGCCCACCGAACTATGATGGGTTTGTACGCTTGCTTGAATTCGTCTCCGACGATCCGGCCGACCGCCAGGCTGCGCGCCAGCGCTGGCGTGTCTATCAGGCCGCGGGCCACACGCTGCACAGCCACGACCTGACGCGCGCCGCGGGCGCCTAGGGCCGCGGCCGGCCGGCCCGGATCGCGCTTCACCGAGATCTGCCATGTCACGCCCCTATCCTCCCCACCGTTCCGACGGCATACCCACGCTGACACAGCGCGCCGAACCGACCCTGTCTCCGGACGCCAGCCTGCCGCAGGACGACGATACGCCTGTGCTGGGCGACGTCTATCTGGGCCCCGAGGACGACGACGGCGTGCCCGTGCTGGAGCATCCGGCCGGGGATCCCTTTCCCGACCTCCAGAACGACGCGGCGCCTTCGCCGCCCACCTCCGCCGAGATCGGGCCGCCCCGCCCCTACAGCCCCTGGGGCGATCGGCCCGCGCAGGCGCACCTGCGCCCGGGCGCGACCGATGCCGGTGGCCCGCTGGCGGCCCATCCCGCGCGGGACCATCCTCTGGGCCCGCCACAGCCCTATACAGCCCATCCTGAACAGGAGGGCCATCCGCCCGCGCCGCGGGACGGCCATCCCGCCCGCACGGCGGCGCCCCGCGCCCCGGCGGGGTACACGCAGTGGTCGCGGTCCGACCCGGCGGACATGGAGCCGGTGCATTTTCCGGCGCCTCCAGCCGCCCGGGCGCCCTCGGGGTCGTCCGTCTCGGCCAGCATTCCCGAAGCCGTGCTGCGGGCGGCCCTGCAGGCCGAGATCGAACAGGCCGTGCAGGCAGCGGTGGCCGACGCGTCGGCCATGTTGCGCGCCCGTCTCGAGGCCGAGCTTCCCGCCATCGTGGCGCGCACGCTGGGCCGGATCCGTCCGGGCTAAGCTTTTGCCCGGACGCCACCTCCGTGCCCGGCCTTTCACCCCCCTCAACCGGGTCGCAAGCGGCGCTTTTGGTGGGCCCTCCTAGTGTTTAAGGGAACTGTCAGGTATTCTTCTGCTCCAACGTTAGTCGGGCAATCACGCCCGTGATAGAGGAAACGCCATGAACGAAATTCGTCCCACCCCCTACGGCCACGCTGGCGCGGGCGAGGTCGTCCGTAACCGGGTCCTGCGCAATACCTACTGGCTGCTCGCCCTGTCTCTCATTCCCACGGTGCTGGGCGCCGCGGTCGGCCTGTACAGCGGCATCAACCAGGTCATGGGCGGCAGCCCCGGCATCACCGCCATCGTGTTCCTGGTCGGCGCCTTCGGCATGATGTACGCCATCGAGAAGAACAAGCACAGCTCGCTGGGCGTGGCCCTGCTGCTGGCCTTCACGTTCTTCATGGGCATCATGCTGTCGCGGCTGCTGGGCTTCGTGCTCAACCTGTCCAACGGCACACAACTGGTCATGACGGCCTTCGGCGGCACCGCCATCGTGTTCGGCACCATGGCCACGCTGGCTACCACCATCAAGCGCGACCTGTCGGGCATGCAGAAGTGGCTGTTTGCCGGCGCCATCGTCATCCTGGTGGCGGCCCTGGCCAACATCTTCCTGCAGATGACCGGCATCATGCTGATGGTGTCCACGCTGGCCGTGGTCATCTTCTCGGCCTTCATGCTGGTGGACCTGCAGCGCGTGGTCAACGGCGGCGAAACCAACTACGTGTCCGCCACCCTGGCCATCTACCTGGACGTGTACAACGTCTTCGCCAACCTGCTGGCCCTCTTGGGCTTCTTCGGCGGCGATCGCGAGTAACGCCGCTGCACTGCCAGGCCGCCGCGCGCGGCCCGGCAGACAGGCAAAAAAAGGCCCGCCACATGGCGGGCCTTTCGTTTACCGGCGGAGAAGAGTCAGAAGCGCTGCAGGTCCAGCAGCACGCGGCGCGTAGCCAGCGGCCGCCCCGCCAGGTTGGCCTCGAGACGTTCGCGCAGCGCGCGGCGCAGCTCGGGCTCGACGGCCGGGTCGGCGAAGTCGGGCTCGACCTCGTCCACCCCGTAGCCGATCTCGCGCAGCAGCACCCATTCGAAGCGGCGCAGCGCCGCGGCCGCGCGCGAGCCGCCGGCCAGTTGCGACAGCGCCGTGTCGTAGGCGTCGAACAGCACCGGATGCGCGTCCTCGCGCGGCAGCAGCCGCAGCAGCAGCTCGTTCATGTACCAGGCGGACATCAGCGCGCCGCCCGCCAGCGGGCGCACACCGGCCACTTCGGCGCGCGTCAGCGTCTTCACCTCGCCCCCGCCGCTCCAGGAGAGCGCCAGCGGCTGGAAGGCCGACAACACCGGCCGCAACGCGGAATACGGACGCTTGGCGCCCTTGGCCACCAGCGCCAGGCAGCCGTGGCTGCGCGAGAAGGCCTGGACGATAAGCGAGGTTTCACGCCACGCCGTGGCGTGGAGCATATAGGCGGAACTGTCCTGTACGCGCTGGGCGCGTTTACTCATAGCCCAGGTCGCGCAACGCGCTTTCGCGGTCGGACCAGCCCTTGCGCACTTTGATGTACACCTCGAGGTGCACGGTCTTGTCCAGCAGCTTGGCGATGTCCTGGCGGGCCTCGCTGGCGATGCGCTTCATGTGCTCGCCACCCGCGCCCAGCAGGATGGGACGATGGCTGTCGCGCTCGACCACCACGCAGGCGGCGATGCGCGCCAGCGCGTCGGTTTCTTCCCATTGCTCGATGACGACGGTACAGCCATACGGCAGCTCGTCGCCGACCAGGCGGAAGATCTTCTCGCGCACCAGCTCGGCGGCGATGAAGCGCATGGGGCGGTCGGTAAGCGTGTCTTCCTCGAACATCGGCTCGCCCTCGGGCAGCCGGGCGGCGATCTCGTCCAGCAGCTGATCGAGCTGCTGTTCCTTGACCGCGCTGACGGGCACCACGGCGCCATACGGATGCTGCGCGACGATCTTCGCCACGAAGGGAAACAGCTCGTCGCGGCTTTTCAGCGCGTCGATCTTGCTGACCACCAGGATGGTGCGTGCGGCATCGGGCAGCAGGGGCAGCAGGCGCGCGTCGCCATCCGTCCACTTGCCCGCCTCGACCACGTGCACCACCACGTCGACGTCGGCCAGGGCCTGCGTGACGACGCGGTTCATCATGCGGTTCATCGCGCCGCCGTGGCGCGTCTGGAAACCGGGCGTGTCGACGAACACGAACTGCTCGTGCTCGCGCGTGAGCACGCCATGAATGCGATGGCGCGTGGTCTGCGCCTTGCGCGACACGATGGAGATCTTGCTGCCGATCAGCGCGTTGGTGAGTGTGGACTTGCCCACGTTGGGGCGGCCGACGACGGCGATGAAGCCGGCGCGGTGCACGGGTTGGTTCATGTCTGTGCCCTCCTGTTGCGGCGCGTCGCTGTTCGCGAAGGAAACGTCGCGCTCGTGGGGCGTGGATTCGGGATTGCTCATGGATGTGCCTTGCTGTCGATGCGCGCGTATACCGACGATGTCATGTCCGCCCTGGCGAGCGACCGTGCCGGCAGGCTCATTTGACCTCTTGCGCCACTGCCACGGGCAGCGACAGCTGGGCGGTCTTGCGCGGCTTGCCGGACTTGCGCGCGGTGCGGGCCGGCGGGCTGACCGCCTGCGCAGCCTCGAGCGCCAGCTTGGCGGCCGACTGCTCGGCCGCGCGGCGGCTGGCGCCGGGCGCCACCACCTTGATCTCGAAGGCCGGAATGGCGCATTCGACTTCGAACTGCTGGCTGTGCGCGGCGCCGTGGGTGGCCACCACCGTGTACACCGGCAGGGGCAGCTTGCGGCCCTGCAGGAACTCCTGCAGAAGCGTCTTGGCGTCCTTGCCCAGCGTCTTGGGATCGACGCTGGCCATGACGGGCTGGTACTGCCGCACGATGACCTTGCGCGCGGCCTCGAAGCCGGCGTCCAGGTACACCGCGCCGAAGATGGCCTCGACCGCGTCGGCCAGGATGGACGGCCGCCTGAAGCCGCCGCTTTTCAACTCGCCTTCGCCCAGCCGCAGGTACTGCGACAGCTCGAGCCGCTGCGCGATCTCGGCCAGAGAGGCCTGCTTGACCAGATTGGCGCGCAGGCGGGAAAGATCGCCCTCGTCGAGCTTGCCGTAGCGGTCGAACAGCAGGGCCGCCACGACGAAGTTCAGCACGGCATCGCCCAGGAACTCCAGCCGCTCGTTGTGGCGCGCG
Protein-coding regions in this window:
- a CDS encoding LysR family transcriptional regulator; the encoded protein is MLDWDSLRYFLAVARTQRVSAAARQLGVEHTTVSRRIRLLEAELDSLLFEKSRSAGFMLTGDGQRLFVHAEQMENAVAAARESLSGIGQALSGHLRIGATEGFGSYVLTPLAADFQRRYPHITLDILPVPRFVSLSKREADLAITLERPQRGPYVCSKLCDYTLMLYGTPGYLARHAPIRDRAGLAGHSFIGYVDELVFSERLRYLEDVLPDSRVVLRSTSVIAQYHAALQGRSLAILPCFIAAQDPRLTPVLPDEIAIVRSFWMYCHEDLRRLKRVSVLWDFLRRSVARNAALLAGRDGRMQYLPEGRGKDDGAGADRVR
- the lptF gene encoding LPS export ABC transporter permease LptF, which encodes MSLFKRSVVSEITSHAGVVFSTLVVVWLSVLLVRLLGDAAGGSIGADVVLGLAAFSTITALPTILAVALFIAVLTTVTRNYRESEMVVWFASGLSLADWLRPVLRVAVPTAILVAILTLAASPWAYRQIGEYRERFEQRSDLSKVTAGQFAESDGGNRVFFAEDPTKPSDELGNVFARAIDPEWHSVLTASSAHTETLPNGDRFLVLGSGHRYDLKPGTAEIRLVDFERYGIRLESRAGVDPTADARAAAERSSKARTTMQLISDNTDSSWSQVMWRIAMPLATLNLALLAIPLGAVNPRLGRSGDLLMAGLIALLYMNLINLSRAWIGDGKLSFEVGVWLIHAAVAALFGWLLARRLRVKAPRNAAA
- a CDS encoding leucyl aminopeptidase codes for the protein MEFSTQTTASLHQIKTSALAVGVYADGLLSPAAELVDRAANAALRAVVKAEFRARPGSVLVLRNLPGVSAQRVVLVGLGKREEYSARVHAAAEQAFAAACVSAQLTEAVSTLAALDIPDTPLRARARTAAIAAGSATYHYDATFGKPDRDARPKLRKIVQVVERADTAQAQQGLREGAAIARGMELTRTLGNLPGNICTPTYLGDTAKKLAREFKSIKVEVLDRKQIEALGMGSFLSVARGSDEAPRFIVLRHPGTGAGTGAAAKKAKGEAAKTAAGPVVLVGKGITFDSGGISIKPAATMDEMKYDMCGAASVLGTFRALAELELPFEVVGLIAACENMPSGKANKPGDVVTSMSGQTIEILNTDAEGRLVLCDALTYAERFKPSAVIDIATLTGACVVALGGVNTGLFSKDDALADALLAAGRQSLDTAWRLPLDDAYQEQLKSNFADIANIGGPQAGAVTAACFLSRFTKAYPWAHLDIAGTAWKGGKDKGATGRPVPLLTQYLLDRA
- a CDS encoding DNA polymerase III subunit chi; this translates as MTRIDFAFGAGDRLRAACQTTRKRYLAGQRMVVYCRDGTRLSAFDRMLWAFDDISFVPHVLANDPLAADTPVVLTASDPAAALPPAGAPHGAPETWLLNLDDDCPPNYDGFVRLLEFVSDDPADRQAARQRWRVYQAAGHTLHSHDLTRAAGA
- a CDS encoding Bax inhibitor-1/YccA family protein, which codes for MNEIRPTPYGHAGAGEVVRNRVLRNTYWLLALSLIPTVLGAAVGLYSGINQVMGGSPGITAIVFLVGAFGMMYAIEKNKHSSLGVALLLAFTFFMGIMLSRLLGFVLNLSNGTQLVMTAFGGTAIVFGTMATLATTIKRDLSGMQKWLFAGAIVILVAALANIFLQMTGIMLMVSTLAVVIFSAFMLVDLQRVVNGGETNYVSATLAIYLDVYNVFANLLALLGFFGGDRE
- the recO gene encoding DNA repair protein RecO yields the protein MSKRAQRVQDSSAYMLHATAWRETSLIVQAFSRSHGCLALVAKGAKRPYSALRPVLSAFQPLALSWSGGGEVKTLTRAEVAGVRPLAGGALMSAWYMNELLLRLLPREDAHPVLFDAYDTALSQLAGGSRAAAALRRFEWVLLREIGYGVDEVEPDFADPAVEPELRRALRERLEANLAGRPLATRRVLLDLQRF
- the era gene encoding GTPase Era, giving the protein MNQPVHRAGFIAVVGRPNVGKSTLTNALIGSKISIVSRKAQTTRHRIHGVLTREHEQFVFVDTPGFQTRHGGAMNRMMNRVVTQALADVDVVVHVVEAGKWTDGDARLLPLLPDAARTILVVSKIDALKSRDELFPFVAKIVAQHPYGAVVPVSAVKEQQLDQLLDEIAARLPEGEPMFEEDTLTDRPMRFIAAELVREKIFRLVGDELPYGCTVVIEQWEETDALARIAACVVVERDSHRPILLGAGGEHMKRIASEARQDIAKLLDKTVHLEVYIKVRKGWSDRESALRDLGYE
- the rnc gene encoding ribonuclease III; amino-acid sequence: MSLATLESRLDHSFGNQALLEQALTHRSHGARHNERLEFLGDAVLNFVVAALLFDRYGKLDEGDLSRLRANLVKQASLAEIAQRLELSQYLRLGEGELKSGGFRRPSILADAVEAIFGAVYLDAGFEAARKVIVRQYQPVMASVDPKTLGKDAKTLLQEFLQGRKLPLPVYTVVATHGAAHSQQFEVECAIPAFEIKVVAPGASRRAAEQSAAKLALEAAQAVSPPARTARKSGKPRKTAQLSLPVAVAQEVK